The proteins below are encoded in one region of Vulpes lagopus strain Blue_001 chromosome 10, ASM1834538v1, whole genome shotgun sequence:
- the LOC121500800 gene encoding olfactory receptor 10G9: MTNRSLVTTFILIGLPHAPALDIPLFTIFLVIYVLTVMGNLLILLVIMVDSHLHTPMYYFLTNLSFIDMWFSTVTVPKMLMTLGSPGGRMISFHSCVAQLYCFHFLGSTECFLYTVMSYDRYLAISHPLRYTSMMRGRTCALLATGTWLSGSLHSAVQTTLTFRLPYCGPSQIQHYFCDAPPILRLACADTSVNEIVIFVNIGVVASGCFLLIVLSYVSIVCSILKIRTSEGRHRAFQTCASHCIVVLCFFVPCVFIYLRPGSRDAVDGVVAVFYTVLTPLLNPVVYTLRNKEVKKALLKLKDKVTQSQSK; encoded by the coding sequence ATGACAAACAGGAGCCTTGTAACAACATTCATCCTCATAGGCCTTCCCCATGCACCAGCCCTGGACATCCCCCTCTTCACAATCTTCTTAGTGATTTATGTACTCACCGTGATGGGGAACCTCCTCATCCTGCTGGTGATCATGGTGGATTctcacctccacacccccatgtactaCTTCCTGACCAACCTGTCCTTCATTGACATGTGGTTCTCCACAGTCACTGTGCCCAAAATGCTGATGACCTTGGGGTCTCCAGGAGGCAGGATGATCTCCTTTCACAGCTGCGTGGCCCAGCTCTACTGCTTCCACTTCCTGGGCAGCACTGAGTGTTTCCTCTACACAGTCATGTCCTATGACCGCTACCTGGCCATCAGTCACCCACTCAGGTACACCAGCATGATGAGGGGGAGAACGTGTGCCCTCCTGGCCACCggcacctggctcagtggctCTCTGCACTCTGCTGTTCAGACCACACTGACATTCCGTTTGCCCTACTGTGGGCCCAGCCAGATCCAGCATTACTTCTGTGATGCCCCTCCCATCCTCAGGCTGGCCTGTGCAGACACCTCCGTGAATGAGATAGTGATCTTTGTCAACATCGGGGTGGTGGCCTCGGGCTGCTTCCTCCTGATAGTGTTGTCCTATGTGTCCATCGTCTGTTCCATCCTGAAGATCCGCACCTCAGAGGGGAGGCATAGAGCCTTTCAGACCTGTGCCTCCCACTGCATTGTggtcctttgtttctttgttccctGTGTTTTCATCTACCTGAGGCCAGGCTCCAGGGATGCTGTGGATGGGGTCGTGGCAGTCTTCTACACGGTGCTGACACCCCTTCTAAACCCTGTGGTGTACACCTTGAGGAATAAGGAAGTGAAGAAAGCTCTGTTGAAGCTTAAAGACAAAGTAACACAGTCTCAGAGCAAATAA